A window of the Natronomonas salina genome harbors these coding sequences:
- a CDS encoding helix-turn-helix domain-containing protein has translation MRDPREELAERIAGEVALSEDPGATLRKWREEFDVAQTTLADELDVSASVVSDYESGRRENPGIRVVRRVVEGLLAVDERRGGDRVRQHARVLSAGFDQDVVYDLREYAATVPLTRFYRTIDAEEITAGTADTVAGHTVINSVEAIKRLSSEEFYRLYGQSTNRALVFTDVTRGESPLVALRVVTPTPSAVVLHGIEPEGLWEHAPALARADGVSLATTTRPLEELLEALRELP, from the coding sequence ATGCGCGACCCTCGCGAGGAGCTCGCCGAGCGCATCGCCGGCGAGGTCGCCCTCTCGGAGGACCCCGGGGCGACCCTCCGGAAGTGGCGCGAGGAGTTCGACGTCGCCCAGACGACGCTGGCCGACGAACTCGACGTCTCCGCGTCGGTGGTCTCCGACTACGAGAGCGGCCGCCGCGAGAACCCCGGCATCCGCGTCGTCCGGCGGGTCGTCGAGGGACTGCTCGCCGTCGACGAGCGGCGCGGCGGCGACCGCGTCCGCCAGCACGCCCGCGTCCTCTCGGCCGGCTTCGACCAGGACGTCGTCTACGACCTCCGGGAGTACGCCGCGACCGTCCCGCTGACCCGGTTCTACCGGACCATCGACGCCGAGGAGATCACCGCCGGCACCGCCGACACCGTCGCCGGCCACACCGTCATCAACAGCGTCGAGGCGATCAAGCGGCTCTCCAGCGAGGAGTTCTACCGCCTCTACGGACAGTCGACGAACCGCGCGCTGGTCTTCACCGACGTAACTCGGGGGGAGTCGCCGCTCGTCGCCCTGCGCGTCGTGACGCCGACCCCGTCGGCGGTCGTCCTGCACGGCATCGAGCCGGAGGGCCTCTGGGAGCACGCCCCCGCGCTGGCGCGGGCCGACGGCGTCTCGCTGGCGACCACGACCCGGCCGCTCGAGGAGTTGCTGGAGGCTCTCCGGGAGCTTCCCTGA
- a CDS encoding Lrp/AsnC family transcriptional regulator translates to MDDLDREILAILRRDSRTPYTEIADRIGTSEGTVRNRVERLIEDGVIERFTIATRTGNVKAMVEVGVAVDVDTSHISDRMAEWTEVDFVWQVSGEEDIVVVADTADTGTLNDLITRARELDEVVSTKTRLILDEKLG, encoded by the coding sequence ATGGACGACCTCGACCGCGAGATACTCGCGATCCTCCGTCGCGACTCCCGGACGCCCTACACGGAGATCGCCGACCGCATCGGGACCTCGGAGGGGACGGTCCGCAACCGCGTCGAGCGGCTCATCGAGGACGGCGTCATCGAGCGGTTCACCATCGCTACGCGGACCGGGAACGTCAAGGCCATGGTCGAGGTCGGCGTCGCCGTCGACGTCGACACCAGCCACATCTCCGACCGGATGGCCGAGTGGACCGAGGTCGACTTCGTCTGGCAGGTCTCCGGCGAGGAGGACATCGTCGTCGTCGCCGACACCGCCGACACCGGGACGCTCAACGACCTCATCACCCGTGCGCGCGAACTCGACGAGGTCGTCTCCACGAAGACGCGGCTCATCCTCGACGAGAAGCTCGGGTGA
- a CDS encoding sensor histidine kinase: protein MGGVLLVAAFVKAFAALTGGDGLLEATLDLVLLCSPGLVMLYVGRWLPSASIEPELYPRIVGWVLGGIGVMGVVLWLRVIHPGVDVQFTFGTQAVLLSIGSIAGLGISVHEAIAFTNARVLETQNEKLRRAEREREEAVEQLEASNERLEQFAYAASHDLQEPLRMVTRYLELVERRLGDDLDEDCREFMGYAVDGAERMRGMIDGLLDYSRVGTRGESFDTVGLDDVLDDVLTDLQFRIDETDTELTRDPLPAVRGDERQLHQLFQNLLSNAIEYSGDGPPRIHVGVEEPAGSDPVVSVRDEGIGIESGNEDRIFDIFQRLHSIDEHEGSGIGLALCERIVERHDGEIWVDSTVGEGTTFSFSLPPGLQRRDAVDAAEPIEQ from the coding sequence ATGGGAGGGGTGCTGCTGGTCGCCGCGTTCGTGAAAGCGTTCGCCGCGCTGACCGGGGGTGACGGACTCCTGGAGGCCACGCTGGATCTGGTCCTCCTGTGTTCCCCGGGCCTCGTGATGCTGTACGTCGGGCGCTGGCTGCCGTCCGCGTCCATCGAACCGGAGCTGTACCCCCGCATCGTGGGCTGGGTCCTCGGCGGCATCGGCGTGATGGGCGTGGTCCTCTGGCTGCGGGTCATCCACCCCGGGGTCGACGTCCAGTTCACCTTCGGGACGCAGGCCGTCCTCCTGTCGATCGGCTCCATCGCGGGACTGGGGATCAGCGTCCACGAGGCGATCGCGTTCACCAACGCCCGCGTCCTCGAGACGCAGAACGAGAAGCTCCGGCGCGCCGAACGGGAGCGCGAGGAGGCCGTCGAACAGCTAGAGGCGTCGAACGAGCGCCTCGAGCAGTTCGCCTACGCCGCCTCCCACGACCTCCAGGAGCCGCTCCGGATGGTGACCCGGTACCTCGAACTCGTAGAGCGACGGCTGGGCGACGACCTCGACGAGGACTGCCGGGAGTTCATGGGCTACGCCGTCGACGGCGCCGAGCGGATGCGTGGGATGATCGACGGCCTGCTCGACTACTCCCGGGTGGGGACGCGGGGCGAGTCCTTCGATACCGTCGGACTCGACGACGTCCTCGACGACGTGCTCACCGACCTCCAGTTCAGGATCGACGAGACCGACACCGAACTCACCCGCGATCCCCTCCCGGCCGTCCGCGGCGACGAACGACAGCTCCACCAGCTCTTCCAGAACCTCCTGAGCAACGCGATCGAGTACAGCGGCGACGGACCGCCGCGGATACACGTCGGCGTCGAGGAGCCGGCCGGCTCCGATCCGGTGGTCTCGGTCCGCGACGAGGGGATCGGTATCGAGTCCGGCAACGAGGACCGCATCTTCGACATCTTCCAGCGGCTCCACTCGATCGACGAGCACGAGGGGTCGGGCATCGGGCTCGCGCTCTGCGAGCGAATCGTCGAGCGCCACGACGGCGAGATCTGGGTCGACTCGACGGTCGGCGAGGGGACCACGTTCTCATTCAGCCTCCCGCCCGGCCTCCAGCGACGGGACGCCGTCGACGCCGCCGAACCGATCGAGCAGTGA
- a CDS encoding HPP family protein, with the protein MNRRRVGTSLYAGFLFTVLGTVAWASGQPFIFPSLGPSAFILAFDRQGERTRVYRVVGSHLIGAVAGFLAYSLLASGVTLTTTAGAFSADGLRLAASGMLSIVATSWGMIATDANHAPACATTLIVSLGLLSTAFQVVTIVVSVVVLVAVHAAVLECFKRVVGESYPLYTGEETE; encoded by the coding sequence ATGAACCGTCGGCGCGTCGGGACGAGCCTCTACGCGGGGTTCCTGTTCACGGTGCTGGGGACCGTCGCGTGGGCGAGCGGCCAGCCGTTCATCTTCCCGAGCCTCGGGCCGTCGGCGTTCATCCTGGCGTTCGACCGCCAGGGCGAGCGCACCCGCGTCTACCGCGTCGTCGGCAGCCACCTGATCGGCGCCGTCGCCGGCTTCCTGGCGTACTCGCTGCTGGCGTCGGGCGTCACCCTGACGACGACGGCGGGGGCGTTCTCCGCCGACGGGCTCCGGTTGGCCGCCAGCGGGATGCTCTCCATCGTCGCGACCAGCTGGGGGATGATCGCGACCGACGCCAATCACGCGCCGGCCTGCGCGACGACGCTCATCGTCTCGCTCGGCCTGCTCTCGACGGCGTTCCAGGTGGTCACCATCGTCGTCAGCGTCGTCGTGCTCGTGGCGGTCCACGCCGCGGTCCTGGAGTGCTTCAAGCGGGTCGTCGGCGAGTCCTACCCGCTCTACACGGGCGAGGAGACGGAGTAA
- a CDS encoding MmgE/PrpD family protein, producing MTSTEELAAFATEVSYDALPEAVREAVKRRVLDAVGVGLGAVGDHPTDAVRRAVSVQNATGRSRLWGSELSASPSDAAMYDAALVASGNGAVFLAPTLASAGDGVAAVLAAGEARSANGEDVLAGLAVAHEVRGELAWNVPVDGFHPASHGAVAGAAGVGRTMDLAPDVLANAVGLAATQATLSVGGEVDPLAAGTAAQTAVYACLLADGGIEGPDPLDDPEGWAAHVGPFDLDLDPGCERVEDAALLPYAVHPYAQTAVEAGVELAGDAALDPADVESVRVETFADAVPEVDPRAVAAALVDRDLPARPGDRADLQPVAETVAIEETEDLTSRAAEGAVPARVVVECRDGAVHEADRQWFTGHPADPATWGTVEEKFHAAVGDRYDADRRTEIVDTVRGLEAESAAELTRLLD from the coding sequence ATGACTTCGACGGAGGAGCTCGCGGCCTTCGCGACCGAGGTGAGCTACGACGCCCTCCCGGAAGCCGTCCGCGAGGCGGTCAAGCGTCGGGTCCTCGACGCCGTCGGGGTGGGGCTCGGCGCGGTCGGCGACCACCCGACCGACGCCGTCCGCCGGGCCGTGTCCGTCCAGAACGCGACCGGCCGGAGCCGCCTGTGGGGCTCGGAGCTGAGCGCCTCGCCGTCCGACGCCGCGATGTACGACGCGGCGCTGGTCGCCTCGGGCAACGGCGCGGTGTTCCTCGCGCCGACGCTCGCTTCGGCCGGCGACGGCGTGGCCGCGGTCCTCGCGGCCGGCGAGGCCCGCAGCGCCAACGGCGAGGACGTCCTGGCTGGACTGGCGGTCGCCCACGAGGTCCGCGGCGAACTGGCCTGGAACGTCCCCGTCGACGGCTTCCACCCGGCCAGCCACGGCGCCGTCGCCGGGGCCGCCGGCGTCGGGCGAACGATGGACCTCGCGCCGGACGTCCTGGCGAACGCCGTCGGCCTCGCGGCCACGCAGGCGACGCTGTCCGTCGGCGGCGAGGTCGATCCGCTGGCGGCCGGCACGGCCGCCCAGACCGCCGTCTACGCGTGTCTGCTGGCCGACGGCGGTATCGAGGGCCCGGACCCGCTGGACGACCCCGAGGGCTGGGCGGCCCACGTCGGCCCGTTCGACCTGGACCTGGACCCCGGCTGCGAGCGGGTCGAGGACGCAGCGCTGCTGCCCTACGCCGTCCACCCCTACGCCCAGACCGCAGTCGAGGCGGGGGTCGAACTCGCCGGGGACGCCGCGCTCGACCCCGCCGACGTCGAGTCGGTCCGCGTCGAGACGTTCGCCGACGCCGTCCCGGAGGTCGACCCGCGGGCGGTCGCCGCCGCGCTCGTCGACCGCGACCTGCCGGCCCGCCCGGGCGACCGCGCGGACCTCCAGCCGGTCGCCGAGACGGTCGCGATAGAGGAGACCGAGGACCTGACGTCGCGGGCGGCCGAGGGAGCGGTACCGGCCCGCGTCGTCGTCGAGTGCCGCGACGGCGCCGTCCACGAGGCCGACCGGCAGTGGTTCACCGGCCACCCCGCGGACCCGGCGACGTGGGGGACGGTCGAGGAGAAGTTCCACGCCGCCGTCGGCGACCGCTACGACGCGGACCGCCGCACCGAGATCGTCGACACGGTCCGCGGCCTCGAGGCCGAGAGCGCCGCCGAACTCACCCGCCTGCTCGACTAG
- a CDS encoding zinc-binding dehydrogenase produces MQAIFYEEHGSTDVLEYGEFPDPEIGPDEVLVDVKAGGLNHLDVWTRKGMPSPEELPHVPGSDAAGVVSEVGDRVTRFEPGDRVVVDPNLFCGDCEFCRKGETSLCVDFKMIGEHVRGVHSEQAALHEDNLIHLPDDVDFVTAASAPLVFQTAWRMLVTRAEIQQNDSVLVHGASGGVGHAAVQIAANEGCEVWATASSEEKLEYASEIGADHLVNYEEDDFVDEIKSATDGRGVDVVVDHVGEATWDGSLSVAAHGGAIVTCGATSGISPETNIPKVFWKQLDILGSTMGTPGEMDDVMAKVFDGTFEPRVRDVMPMSEIVRAHEMLEDREGFGSVVVVPDSEYDPDDYE; encoded by the coding sequence ATGCAAGCCATCTTCTACGAGGAGCACGGCTCGACGGACGTCCTGGAGTACGGCGAGTTCCCGGACCCAGAGATCGGGCCCGACGAGGTGCTCGTCGACGTCAAGGCGGGCGGGCTCAACCACCTCGACGTCTGGACGCGCAAGGGGATGCCGAGCCCCGAGGAACTGCCGCACGTCCCCGGCAGCGACGCGGCGGGCGTCGTCAGCGAGGTCGGCGACCGCGTGACCCGCTTCGAGCCCGGCGACCGCGTCGTCGTCGACCCGAACCTGTTCTGCGGAGACTGCGAGTTCTGCCGGAAGGGCGAGACCTCGCTGTGCGTCGACTTCAAGATGATCGGCGAGCACGTCCGCGGCGTCCACAGCGAGCAGGCGGCCCTCCACGAGGACAACCTCATCCACCTGCCCGACGACGTCGACTTCGTCACCGCCGCCTCGGCGCCGCTGGTGTTCCAGACCGCCTGGCGGATGCTCGTCACCCGCGCGGAGATCCAGCAGAACGACAGCGTCCTCGTCCACGGCGCCTCGGGCGGCGTCGGCCACGCCGCCGTCCAGATCGCCGCCAACGAGGGCTGCGAGGTCTGGGCGACGGCCTCCTCCGAGGAGAAGCTGGAGTACGCCTCGGAGATCGGCGCCGACCACCTCGTGAACTACGAGGAAGACGACTTCGTCGACGAGATCAAGTCCGCCACGGACGGCCGCGGCGTCGACGTCGTCGTCGACCACGTCGGCGAGGCGACCTGGGACGGCTCCCTCTCGGTGGCCGCCCACGGGGGCGCCATCGTCACCTGCGGTGCGACCTCCGGCATCTCCCCGGAGACGAACATCCCGAAGGTGTTCTGGAAGCAGCTCGACATCCTCGGGTCGACGATGGGCACGCCCGGCGAGATGGACGACGTGATGGCGAAGGTCTTCGACGGCACCTTCGAGCCGCGGGTCCGCGACGTCATGCCGATGAGCGAGATCGTCCGCGCCCACGAGATGCTGGAGGACCGGGAGGGGTTCGGCTCGGTGGTCGTCGTCCCGGACAGCGAGTACGACCCCGACGACTATGAGTGA
- a CDS encoding cupin domain-containing protein: MTLNELPDIDPAEGEVETAELVVEDDVLVKLFALGPGGAFDPHVHDASTNVFHLLEGEVVVTRGDETETLTAPTVVHNPRGVEHGARNESDDRALLTASLCPLP, encoded by the coding sequence ATGACGCTGAACGAACTCCCGGACATCGACCCGGCCGAGGGCGAGGTCGAGACCGCCGAACTGGTCGTCGAGGACGACGTCCTCGTGAAGCTGTTCGCGCTCGGGCCGGGCGGCGCCTTCGACCCGCACGTCCACGACGCGAGCACGAACGTCTTCCACCTGCTCGAGGGGGAGGTCGTCGTCACGCGCGGCGACGAGACGGAGACGCTGACCGCGCCGACGGTGGTCCACAATCCCCGCGGCGTCGAACACGGTGCACGGAACGAGAGCGACGACCGGGCCCTGCTGACGGCGAGTCTCTGTCCGCTCCCCTGA
- the carA gene encoding glutamine-hydrolyzing carbamoyl-phosphate synthase small subunit, giving the protein MTDAYVALEDGRTVEARARAPGRSRGELVFTTAYTGYEESLTDPSYEEQILTFSYPLIGNYGVREERFESDRVHPRAVVARELTEDVAEWLESEGVPAVDHLDTRDLVTGIREQGAMKCGIAAGPDATPEAAREELAECKEMSDHTDIGAQVSVDEQLTHNADGDGPTVALVDCGAKGSIVDSLVERDAVVEVLPYDAAPEDVEAIDPDVIFISNGPGDPKNFEAAADLVDEYVGDVPMAGICLGQQVIAEALGGETEKMEFGHRGVNQPVQDLRTGKVVMTTQNHGYTVSEPGELEVTQKNVNDDTPEGLESDELGVITRQYHPEANPGPHDTLGFFDDVVEMIEAAPKPNAD; this is encoded by the coding sequence ATGACCGATGCCTACGTAGCGCTCGAGGACGGCCGCACCGTCGAAGCACGCGCCCGCGCGCCGGGTCGCAGCCGCGGCGAACTGGTGTTCACGACCGCTTACACCGGCTACGAGGAGTCGCTGACCGACCCGAGCTACGAGGAGCAGATCCTCACCTTCTCGTATCCGCTCATCGGCAACTACGGCGTCCGGGAGGAACGCTTCGAGTCCGACCGCGTCCACCCGCGGGCGGTCGTCGCTCGCGAGCTCACCGAGGACGTCGCCGAGTGGCTCGAGAGCGAGGGCGTCCCCGCCGTCGACCACCTGGACACCCGCGACCTCGTGACCGGCATCCGCGAGCAGGGTGCCATGAAGTGCGGCATCGCCGCCGGCCCCGACGCGACCCCCGAGGCCGCCCGGGAGGAGCTCGCCGAGTGCAAGGAGATGAGCGACCACACCGACATCGGCGCGCAGGTCTCCGTCGACGAGCAGCTCACCCACAACGCCGATGGCGACGGCCCGACCGTCGCGCTCGTCGACTGCGGCGCGAAGGGCTCCATCGTCGACTCCCTCGTCGAGCGCGACGCCGTCGTCGAGGTCCTGCCGTACGACGCGGCGCCCGAGGACGTCGAGGCGATCGACCCCGACGTGATCTTCATCTCCAACGGCCCCGGCGACCCGAAGAACTTCGAGGCCGCCGCAGACCTCGTCGACGAGTACGTCGGCGACGTCCCGATGGCCGGCATCTGCCTCGGCCAGCAGGTCATCGCCGAGGCCCTCGGCGGCGAGACCGAGAAGATGGAGTTCGGCCACCGCGGCGTCAACCAGCCCGTCCAGGACCTCCGTACCGGGAAGGTCGTCATGACGACCCAGAACCACGGCTACACGGTCTCGGAACCCGGCGAGCTCGAGGTCACCCAGAAGAACGTCAACGACGACACCCCGGAGGGCCTCGAGAGCGACGAACTGGGCGTCATCACGCGTCAGTACCACCCCGAGGCCAACCCCGGCCCCCACGACACGCTCGGCTTCTTCGACGACGTCGTCGAGATGATCGAGGCGGCGCCGAAGCCGAACGCCGACTGA
- a CDS encoding MogA/MoaB family molybdenum cofactor biosynthesis protein, whose product MSDNEGAGSHERDSGGEPEPERYHHHHHDLDELGVAVLTVSSSRSLSDDPAGDAVAEIVEGEGHSVVIRELVRDEHDRVQDTVNRFVDREDTDCVVTTGGTGVTPDDVTLEAVDPLFDKRLPGFGELFRRLSYDEVGTKIVCTRSAAGVADGVPVFCLPGSENAVRLGVEEIVVEEAGHLAGLARRDEA is encoded by the coding sequence ATGAGCGACAACGAGGGTGCGGGCTCCCACGAGCGCGATAGCGGGGGCGAACCCGAGCCGGAGCGGTACCACCACCATCACCACGACCTCGACGAACTCGGCGTGGCGGTCCTCACCGTCTCGTCGTCGCGCTCGCTCTCGGACGACCCGGCGGGCGACGCCGTCGCCGAGATCGTCGAGGGGGAGGGCCACTCGGTCGTGATCCGCGAACTCGTCCGCGACGAGCACGACCGCGTCCAGGACACCGTCAACCGGTTCGTCGACCGCGAGGACACCGACTGCGTCGTGACGACCGGCGGGACCGGCGTCACCCCGGACGACGTGACCCTGGAGGCCGTCGACCCGCTGTTCGACAAGCGCCTCCCCGGGTTCGGCGAGCTGTTCCGGCGGCTCTCCTACGACGAGGTCGGGACGAAGATCGTCTGTACGCGCTCGGCCGCCGGCGTCGCCGACGGCGTCCCCGTGTTCTGTCTACCCGGCAGCGAGAACGCGGTCCGCCTCGGGGTCGAGGAGATCGTCGTCGAGGAGGCCGGCCACCTCGCGGGGCTGGCCCGACGCGACGAGGCGTAG
- a CDS encoding diacylglycerol/lipid kinase family protein: protein MADSTEATGGRVVVLNPVSGAGDHGPQVRRLADEYGFDVVETTEEEGAAPLTERASRRASLVAACGGDGTINETVRGLVAADALEDTTLGVVPAGTGNNFAGNIGVESIPQAFEVLVDGEERQIDLGTAWESATDEGRPFVNSCICGITAEASASTDHEQKNRLGTLAYVLNGLREAQQFDPIPMRVHTSDDIETTWDGEAMMVLIGNGRRFPVEGATQANMEDGLLDVAIIEDRPTFDLVGEEARRRLLDAEADHITRLRTPALQLAVRDDEPVSFSLDGEMLSANDLRLSVDRQCLGLRVGEAYEPAPGE from the coding sequence ATGGCCGACTCCACCGAGGCGACGGGCGGCCGCGTCGTCGTGTTGAACCCGGTCTCCGGGGCCGGCGACCACGGCCCGCAGGTCAGGCGCCTCGCCGACGAGTACGGGTTCGACGTCGTAGAGACGACAGAGGAGGAGGGCGCGGCGCCGCTAACCGAGCGGGCCTCCCGCCGGGCGTCGCTCGTCGCGGCCTGCGGCGGCGACGGCACGATCAACGAGACCGTCCGGGGGCTCGTCGCCGCCGACGCCCTCGAGGACACGACGCTCGGGGTCGTCCCGGCCGGGACCGGCAACAACTTCGCGGGCAACATCGGGGTCGAGAGCATCCCCCAGGCCTTCGAGGTCCTCGTCGACGGCGAGGAACGGCAGATCGACCTCGGGACGGCCTGGGAGTCCGCGACCGACGAGGGCCGGCCGTTCGTCAACTCCTGTATCTGCGGCATCACGGCCGAGGCCAGCGCGAGCACCGACCACGAGCAGAAGAACCGCCTCGGGACGCTCGCGTACGTGCTCAACGGCCTCCGGGAGGCCCAGCAGTTCGACCCGATCCCGATGCGCGTCCACACCAGCGACGATATCGAGACGACGTGGGACGGCGAGGCGATGATGGTGCTGATCGGCAACGGCCGTCGGTTCCCCGTCGAGGGAGCGACGCAGGCCAACATGGAGGACGGTCTCCTCGACGTAGCGATCATCGAGGACCGCCCCACCTTCGACCTCGTCGGCGAGGAGGCCCGGCGGCGGCTGCTCGACGCCGAGGCCGACCACATCACGCGGCTGCGGACGCCGGCGCTGCAGCTGGCCGTCCGGGACGACGAGCCGGTGTCGTTCAGCCTCGACGGCGAGATGCTGTCGGCCAACGACCTCCGGCTGTCAGTCGACCGGCAGTGCCTCGGGCTCCGGGTCGGCGAGGCCTACGAGCCCGCGCCGGGCGAGTGA
- a CDS encoding PHP domain-containing protein produces the protein MYHVDLHAHTRFFHSIPEQATPYDPIGARLLGRTASARGLDAVALTNHDYYEPFADSGVTFIPGIEVTTTKGHVLVVGPDPPDHTEAGTLTPEEVVEEAHDRDCAAILPHPFRSSSVRESQAPFDAVELNGKHPDTHDRVRRLAEERSLPMTGGSDAHFPFEAARGFTRVEAEELTPESVVEAVRDGRVEPIYRGGPLERLLQPAYRTIHKMKGAK, from the coding sequence GTGTACCACGTCGACTTGCACGCGCACACGCGATTCTTCCACTCGATCCCGGAGCAAGCGACGCCGTACGATCCCATCGGGGCCCGACTCCTCGGGCGGACCGCCAGCGCCCGCGGCCTCGACGCCGTGGCGCTCACGAACCACGACTACTACGAGCCGTTCGCCGACAGCGGCGTGACGTTCATCCCCGGCATCGAGGTGACGACGACGAAGGGCCACGTCCTCGTCGTCGGCCCCGACCCCCCCGACCACACCGAGGCGGGGACCCTGACCCCCGAGGAGGTCGTCGAGGAGGCCCACGACCGCGACTGCGCCGCCATCCTCCCGCACCCCTTCCGGAGCAGCTCCGTCCGGGAGAGCCAGGCGCCCTTCGACGCCGTCGAGCTCAACGGCAAGCACCCCGACACACACGACCGGGTCCGGCGGCTGGCCGAGGAGCGATCGCTGCCGATGACCGGCGGTAGCGACGCGCACTTCCCGTTCGAGGCCGCCCGCGGCTTCACGCGCGTCGAAGCCGAGGAGCTGACCCCGGAGAGCGTCGTGGAGGCGGTCCGCGACGGCCGCGTCGAGCCGATCTACCGCGGCGGCCCCCTGGAGCGGTTGCTCCAGCCGGCCTACCGGACGATACACAAGATGAAGGGCGCCAAGTAG
- a CDS encoding NUDIX hydrolase, which yields MSTDDVDSAGSSAEGAQDHENALQDVIAVDADDEPTELVNRLDAHTGEGIRHRAFTALVFDGDDNILLAQRAPGKRLWDTFWDGTVASHPVEGQTQVEATRQRLEEELGVSPDQYDDLRVTDKFEYKRYYMNEGVEWEVCSVLQCTLQDHELDPDEAEVAGLMWVPYQRLHEHPKWYRQLRLCPWFEIAMRRDVGDA from the coding sequence ATGAGCACCGACGACGTCGACTCCGCGGGGTCGAGCGCGGAGGGCGCGCAGGACCACGAGAACGCCCTCCAGGACGTCATCGCCGTCGACGCCGACGACGAGCCGACGGAGCTGGTCAACCGCCTCGACGCCCACACCGGCGAGGGCATCCGCCACCGCGCGTTCACGGCGCTGGTCTTCGACGGCGACGACAACATCCTGCTGGCCCAGCGAGCCCCGGGCAAGCGCCTCTGGGACACCTTCTGGGACGGCACGGTCGCCTCCCACCCGGTCGAGGGCCAGACGCAGGTCGAGGCGACCCGCCAGCGGCTCGAGGAGGAACTCGGCGTCTCCCCGGACCAGTACGACGACCTCCGGGTCACGGACAAGTTCGAGTACAAGCGCTACTACATGAACGAGGGCGTCGAGTGGGAGGTCTGCTCGGTGCTGCAGTGCACCCTCCAGGACCACGAACTCGACCCCGACGAGGCGGAGGTCGCCGGCCTGATGTGGGTGCCCTACCAGCGGCTCCACGAACACCCCAAGTGGTACCGGCAACTGCGCCTCTGTCCGTGGTTCGAGATCGCCATGCGTCGGGACGTCGGCGACGCGTAG
- a CDS encoding 30S ribosomal protein S8e: MNHARSTKKRTGGRRRPVRKKRKHELGSAPTETRLGDEQLKVVDAHGNTDKVRAIARSVASVASDGGVVQADIEDVVENPSNPNYVRRNIITKGAIIETSEGRARVTSRPGQDGQVNAVLVDDE; encoded by the coding sequence ATGAATCACGCTCGGTCCACCAAGAAGCGCACCGGTGGGCGACGTCGTCCGGTTCGAAAGAAGCGAAAGCACGAGCTCGGCTCGGCGCCGACGGAGACCCGCCTCGGCGACGAGCAGCTGAAGGTCGTCGACGCCCACGGCAACACGGACAAGGTCCGCGCCATCGCCCGGAGCGTCGCCAGCGTCGCCTCCGACGGCGGCGTCGTCCAGGCCGACATCGAGGACGTCGTCGAGAACCCCTCGAACCCGAACTACGTCCGCCGGAACATCATCACGAAGGGCGCCATCATCGAGACCTCCGAGGGCAGGGCCCGCGTCACCTCCCGACCCGGCCAGGACGGCCAGGTCAACGCCGTCCTCGTCGACGACGAGTAA